The DNA segment tcacatgtcctatagcgacaagaggtctctgagagacagGCAGACTCTGGGGTGTGGCTGGGGGGGGtaactcagcaggaatacaatgaactgggtggagggaggaatgacaggcagaTGGAAGAcggaggagaaggaaggctggaccattttacaaaaagagagggacagggagcaaCCATAACTgggggaaacttaaaacacactcCAACAGTAGTTGTTGTTCTACTGTGTTACCCTTCCAAAAAGAGACTGGGATTTATTTGACTTGGAAGGaacagtttgaaaaaaaaaccagctgaaTAGAAGGATTTGAGAGCAGAAGAGTGGTTATTTTGTCCAGTTCACAGCATGGTGAGAGGCATCCTGCTAACTCTGCAGCTATAagaacagtgaaaaataaaCTCAGTGGACATGTTGCTAAGTATAAAAACAAGTACTttgaaattctttctttttccgTATGGCATCTGAATATAGGGAAAGAACTCCACCACTTTGGCTGCAGTAATTTCTAGATAGTGTGATTTTTATTCAGAATCCAGAGTAGAGGAAAACATCCTAAAGACCTATTGGAGGTGTAACAAAAATGGATTTGGGTTCAGTTACCCCATTACTGTCACATGCAAAGACAATATCCACTTCTGCTTTGTAGTTTCTAGCCACTAAGCATCATCAGCATTCCTCCTTTTGACTCTACTCAAAAATCTGCTGTACAGGCCTTAGGTCTGTACATGGCCTCTGATACGATTTCTGATCCTGTCTATGACCTCTACACTGAGAGTTATTTATCTTCCTAATGCAGAGGAGCATTAATATGATGCATTCTTTGGTAGGTTTATGATTTCTGAGCTTATGGACTTGgaaatgtaagaaaaattatttgtggCTGTGATAATCAAAAGGTGTACAGTCTGATGTAGCGAATACAGCCTGTGTTCAATGACATCATGTATTACAGCAGAGTCCTACCTAGAAAGgtgagtatttaaaaaaaacaccatgatagtgtttttttaaaaattttgataGTGAATTTTAGTTATGATTTATGCAATAAAGAATGCTTCTCTGAAAATAAAGGAAGGTGCCATTTGTAACAAAATTTAGTTAActgtacttttttccttttacctttCAAGCCTTCTAGGGAGGGCAGGTAGATATGTAAAGGCAAAGGAAGATCTTGTGATCCACAGTCAGTCCAATGAAGTGATAATCTTTCAAGCTGCTTTGCACACTGCTTTTATAGAAGCACATAAACTTACAGACATAGCAATATATTTCCTAGTTTCAAAGACCAGGGCACAGATAAATCTTAAAttgttatgaacaaaatgtttcttGGCTTATAGaaatcaaaaatatatttctgacaGACTCATAGAATCACTTGGGTTGAAAGGCACCTTAAAGACAATCTCATTCCCTCTACAATAAGCAAGGATATCTgtcactatcccaggttgctgcAAGCCCTACCTggcctggctttgaacacttccagggactgggcagccacagtttctccAAGCAACCTGTTGCAGTACCtcacaggaaataatttcttcctcatatctAATCAAAACCTACCCTCTGTCAGTTCAAAGTCTTTACCCTGATTCTATGACAAGCCTTTGTCAAAAGTTATGTTAGTTTCTGAAAAGAAGactcatttttttaatattgctgaTGTGATTGAGGTTAGGTAATCTACGTTTTCCTCATTCTAGTTAGAAGAAAGCTCAATCCCTATTCAGGACCATTTTCCTAAGGAGCTGGAGCCTTGACATGACTACATCCCAGTCTGCATAGGCACCTTCCAGGTGACGTGTCACGTCTGGACAGGATGGGTAGCTTTGGCGACCATGAAGCACACGCCAGTTATCAAACGTCAGTATGTCTCCTATAAAGAGATTGCATAAAGGTCAGTAGTTGGAATGTTAGAGTTGATTCCTTCAAAAAAATACAGAGGTAGATTCATATCAACAGTTAGGGAGTAATAATTTTAAGTAGCCCAGCTGGAGATATATCGCAACAACACAGTAATTTTAACTTTCTCAACCAGAGAGGCCAGTTCCTTTTTAAcatcttttatttcttgtttaatGAGGCATTAAAAAACAGAGTGGTAGAGGAGTCCATAATGAGAAAATCAAGCCTTGAGGAGAATGCAAATCCAGAGAGGTGAAATGAAATGGGTGAAGGCCACtaggatatttttatttgatcAGTCTAGTACTATTTGTACTATACACATACATACTATCCCTGTTAAGGGAATTTAATGTGAACAAAGTCAAAACACTGCAAGTTAGGAAATCGCATAATTAATGCTGGAGTGCCAATTTAAATTTTCTCCCTTGTGTGTCACCATTATGGTTAATCTTGAATTGAATAAAttcagtctttcttatcttcTTCTCATTCCCTCTGCCACCGTTTGTGTTAATCAACAAAATGGATGTCACTAACGTAATGCAAGGCACTTTGTTTTTCCATTAATGTGATCTTACACAGTATTTTATTGTGTGTTTCCAATTGAGAGACTAATTTCCTCACAGACATTTTAGACACGAGTACCATAGTATATGAGACAGTCACATGCAAAGATGAATTTACATTTGTAATATCTCTTGAGAGATTCATatctttattttaatgctgAGGAATGAAAGAACAGAGGTTAAGGCCACACATGATATCACACATAGTATTGCAAATCTATGGTGCTATTGATACATCAATTTCCAATATGCTATGTAGCATAAAATGCTGTTTTGGATTTAGTTTAGAGATACATTTGACTAATCTATAGGTAGACTATTCCCCCTGCTACGTTTTTCTTCTTTATAGTGTAACAATGGCAAAAGCAATCTACGAGATGAATGTAAGAAAGCagtatgaaataaaatagatgATAGAAAGACTCAAAGTTCCTCTCAGTACTACTGCCAGCGGTGTTCAAGTATTTTGACTGTCAGGAAAAACGTGAAAAATTGTTCTGAGGAGAAGCAACTTACTGACCTGGTTTCAACTTGTAAGTAAACTTGTGTTCTGGGCTGTTCAATAAATCATTAAATTCCTTTAGAGCTGCATAAAATGGTCTCACTTTTTCAGCTGGTATATCAAACACTGTGTCTCTCGTTGCATTATTATAATTGATGCGGGTTGCTTGGCCTCTAGAATCTGTGctataaaacaaagaaaaggggggaaaaaaggaaaggaaagaagaaaaaggaatgtATTCTGTTGTCACTGAAACAGTTCAAGACAATTAAACAATAACAGAATTCTCCTGCTGGAATATCAGTATGTTTCTATAGTAAAATTCAGACTGATATTGGATTGGATTTTGCTAATTAAGACTAGcgaggaaaagggaaaatcagGAGAAAGTGCAGACACTTCATTTCCTCAAAGGTCTATATTATACATTCTTTAAttgtaaacttttaaaaataaatcacagactttttttttttaatcttagaAGAATATGAACATTTGCATTTCATCTTCTGATAGTATATAATTCTTAATCTAAATGCTTCAAATTATGACCTGTCCTTggcattatatatatatatatatatatatatatatatatgcacgTTGGCTGCCATTTGGCTGTTTGCTAACCTGTGCCTGTGCCTAGGAGTTACTCTAATTCCCACcactttttgtttgtgtgtggcAAAACCGAGAAAGTGGCACAATGCACAGAACAAGTCACACATTCCCACAAAAAACCAGACTAAAGATCCCAACCAACCAACTCCACCCAAACCTAGAACTACAGGTCAAGTTAAACTGGTGTTTTCCCACAAGGTGGCAGGAGCAGACCTTCTTCTTCTAACATGTCATCCACCAGATGACAGGGATTTTCTTTTTAGGCGTTGAAACTACTCACTCTATAATCCTTTGTTTACAGTGCACAGCAAAACCACAGTAATCCACCCCAACATCAGTGTAGTCTACAGTAGTAGAGGTCAGGATCTGATATGCCTCAGGATTTTGTTTCTTCAGCTTGTTGGATACATGAAATCCATCTACAACTTCACTTTCacctcctgcagctgtttgcTTTATACAATGAAGAAACTGAACCTGGAACGAATTAacagctctttaaaaaaataattggctTGCATATTTAACAGTTTATTAGTATCAGTCCTCTCACATCTGTGGTTCTTTTATtctggttgtttgtttgttttttttccccagtgacAGACTGAGTTCTCATTTACTGCAGCTTCACAACACTGCCACCAATATCACAtaggcagaaaattaaaatagcaTGTTCATAAATCCATCCCATTGGGATATCTTCTAATGCTTCCAAACTGTTAGTCAGTGGCAAAGTGGTCTTGCTTCTTTCCTTTGAGTCCCTCTTTCTCTTCCTATTACTTTTCAGTTCTCTGGAATGATGTGAATTATGTGGATTACACTTTGATATTACAGGAACCAggtgaaaatatgttttctgtgGTTGTCCAGTTTTACAGGATGGCTCTGACTTTTTGTCTGTCATGAAGGGGCAAACCAGTATTTATCTTGTACCAATTCATAGAAAACAGAATATACCATCTTAattgtatttctttctctgttccCCTCCTGAGCTGAAGAGATGAGTCCTAAAATGTCATAGCCTGACTATAGCATTTAGACACCTAACATATGTGAAATAATCAGAACAGTATACAAAGCCTATAAAGGAACCAAAAGCTTTCTCATGTGGTAAAATTTTCAATGCtttaagaatttaatttaaaaattatgggATATACAGGAGACTTATGCCGAATTTTCGTCATACTGTATAAATCGCATGCCATGCGTATATAGATTATCATATGCAGATTAATATATCAATATTTTTACATTGCTCTTTTAAGACAAAATTCAGAGCCACTAATCACCAACCATATTTCATACTACAGGaacatttcccttttccattttttgtggGGTGAAAAAGTCAGTAAATTAAACTTACCCCAGGTGGATGCTGCAGAACCGGGTAATCAGTGTGCAAACAGAGTCTCCCAGTTGTATAAGCTACATTGTTAGCATCTGCTTTGTCTTGCACTTGCCAAGTTGGTCTTTAtaatgaaagggaaaagagaaaacatgttAGAACATCCAGCCAGGATGCCAGACATACACACTGAAAGTGTGAAATCACAGTACAAGAGTCACTTCAACTTTggacataaaaatattttaacgTGATACGGAAATAAGGATTTAGCTGTGTCCCTCCACCCCAACAGAGGCTTATTTCAGCAGTCCTAGATAAACTTCAGAGTTTATCTGAAGCGACATCTGGCAACAGGGTGGTACCTAGAAGTAGGATGGTCTTCCAGTGGTGGCAAAGGCCAGCTGAAGACACTAACCAAGAGGCTTCTGCCAGTACAAATCATCCTAGTACTGATGCTTCAGAAATAAGTGAGTAGAAGCTggcccatttttttttttatcaaccTTCCACTTTCCCTCTGCCAAATTGAGCACATCATCAATGAAATACAGAACTTGTAAAGGCCATGTAACTTTCCCCAGAAGTTATTTTTAAGGATTCATAATCTTAGAAAGTATAGAGTATCCTTTACAGAGCACCTTTCCTGTAAGTTGAAAATTTGCTTCTGGAGAAAAATGACTTGATGAAAGACTTTGACACTTCTTCCCTTTCTATGACACCCTTTTTGAGAACTAgctctgtttattttattacataGTTTCTCTCTTGGAATTTGGCACAATTCAGTAAAAAGTTTTCTGACAACTGCAGTGAAAAAAGTAAGTCACAGCTATATGACAAAGACATGAATACCTCATGTTGCTGCACAGACAAAATGTGTTTTGAGTGACACACCATGCAGGAGAATTTGAGACTGAGAACCACAGGTTTTGTTTACACAAAGTTCATATGATTGAAGACAGTTCTCAGCAGATGCATGTTATAGATCCAGGTGTTTGTCTGCAAGAGTGTAATTTACCATACAGAGACCGTATAATTGCATGCACATAAGTGaccaaaaagaaattatgaaacTAATTTTCCCTTGTGGAATACTATAGACAAAATATGTTCCAGATGGTGTACGCCTAGTTTCACTTCTTAAtaacagtttaaaaaagaaaacaggctAAAGaacatgcaaataaaattatttatatatagtATACAAATGCTTTTGTTCTAGGAGTGGTATTCAGTATAGAAATTATGCAAAATGCTAAAATTAGATTTTTGCAATCTCCAGAGGGAAAACCCTCTTGAGTATTTGAAAATGTGTTAAATTGCCTAGGAGAAATAGTTTTTATTATTTGGCACTGCACTTGAGTAACAGCACATATTCATCATCACATGACCTCAGTACTCAAGTATGATAATTTCAACCACACTTCCACAGTTTGACAGCCAAAAAATAGCCCCTTTTCATAATTCCTGTAATTAGTGCTGAAGGCAGCTAGATTTGCTCCATCTTTAATTTAATAGGCTGTGATGTCACTTGATACCTCTAAAACAATTTAACACATTTTAATTGTCTCctttatatgaaatatataaaattgaTGGAGTGGTAACACAGAAGCTTTTGTAAAAGCAACCATTGCTTTTGTACTGTCAGGATTTGCAAGGGAAGCTGCTCCCCAGGACCTCTCCTTCCATACAGGGAGCTTTGGTTAAAACCCAAGTTACTGACTTGAAGTCAAAGAGGCTAATAGGGAGCTCAGCATTGAATATGGAAAAATCAATATTACTTTGTCTAAGTCTGAACTGAGCTGAAGCATTGACTTGGCCATGTTGGGTGCACAGGTAGTAATGGAATGTCAGAGGACTCTGGGACCTTAAGGAGAGCAAAGTGGGTTGGAGTGGTTTGTGGTTTAATAATCAGGGTCAGATTTCAAAGCCCATTGTTCAGGCTGTTTGATAGAGTAGGAAAATTGGCACCAAGCAGGTGTAgcaattttttttgcattagaTAGCAACATGGGTTAGTCTTCATCAGCAGAAAACCAGCTGTCTGAACAGATAACAGATCTGTCAGAACAGATAACTTCCTCTGTCCAGAACAGGACTGCAttagggatttttggttttgtttcatggCATAGATAAGTCTATATCACCATTGCCCTATATACAACAACATTTGTTTTCAGGcacttttccttctctcagcAGTTAGTGTTATCTCTGCTCTTCTTTACATATCCTACCTGTCACAACAAATCAATTCTTTTACAGTATATGAACTTGATGTCAAATTTTCTAAtatagagaggaaaaaaccatACACCTCCTTTAAGAGATAAATCTGCAAAAGAGATATAACAAGCTTAGATGAAGAACATTAGAGGTGATTACAGCACTGGCAAAACAAAGATTTTATAAAACAAACTCACCCATAAAATGTGAGACGAAGGAACCCAATCCTGTGGCCAAGTCTAATCAATTCTCCCTGTcttgcagcagctcctgtcagtAGAACAATTCCTACTTTCTTTAGGGTGCACAACCACTTGTATGCACTTTCATCATTGTACATGATTTCTTCAAAAGGTATTTTGGGAAGTTGAAGGTCTGAGCCCCAGTACTGACGTtctgaaagggaagaaatagaGAAACAAGTTCTTAGCTGTTTTAGCATCAAAACTCAGGACACAGTCAAAGCATGAAGTTAGTGGTATTTCTATGTATTTGTGAATATTCCTCAATCCTACAAACCATCTCAAATGGGGTCAGTGAGCTTGCACCAGTGACAAGCAAACTTGTGATGAAATTCAGCAAGACATTGCAGTATTAAAACTTTTGGTCAGAAATTGAATGAAAGGACTGtttgaaaggaatattttttttgttagcAGTGCATCAGAAATGTGTGTGTTCATTCTTCTGTCTGTACTGATGAGCTAcaagagtgaaaatttaaaaactgcttTGAAAGTTTCTTGTCAAGGGGGGGAAAAACCATGAAGCACACTGAGACATCCCTCATAGGTCAAGCCATGGGGTCACCTGACTTCAGACCTATTACTTGGCACCATGATGGTGCTACCTGGGTTCAACCAGCCTGCTTGAGGTCAAATTCATGAGTTTGGACAATGCTGGGGTCATGTGAGGTCAACCATCTCGCCTATGGGGTCACTTGAGGTCAAACTCATTGGTTGAAACTGTGCTGGGGTTCCCTGAGTTCAACCAACTAGCTTGTGGGGGTTACTTGAGGTCACACTCATGGCTTGGGACCTTGCTGGTCCATGCAGAGCTCTGTGAAGAAGCTTCTCAAAACCCAAGGCTAGTTGTTTCAGTTTCCCTTGCCTGTGTCCATGAAACGCTTTTCATGCCCATTcattttctgcctctctgctctgctgagaccccacttggagtactgcatccagctctggggtctccAACACATAAAGGGCATTTGGAGTGCAGCAGGGCATGCCCCCTGACCTTAACAGCTTGTCAGCTTATGCAATAACTTGGGGCATCTCACCTCTCACCTAAGTTTGCTAATTGGTGAAATAATTCCATTGGGACAGCTTGTTTTGAGTTAATGAGTTATTTTGGCACCATGGGATTACCATTCCTGAGCTGACAATAAACATCTTGCTGTGGAAGCAGATGCGGAAAGATAAATTGGAATTTCTGACTGACAGACACCCCACTTTACAACCTATAAAAGCTACACATTCACATACACAttcacaaagcagaaattttctgCACATCCCCTGGAAATGTGTGGGGTCTTCTCCCCAGTGTTAGGGATGCCTGCTTTGTGCTTGCTCTTTGAGGGTTGAATGAAAGGACTCTGTACACTACAGACAATTCACTGGTAAGTTACAGCGACTCCTGGTGATTATGACTCTCCAGGCTCTTTCATAGCAACTTTGGGTCTCACATGTTTCAGACTTTTTGTCGGCTATGAATAATGGAACATGTCAACTTTCAGAATGAGGAAATGAGGTGTGAGTTGCTCATTTGATCTGAAAAGCTGATAGCCGATACCAAAGACCATTTGGGCAGATAAATGGGACTTTTGAAGGTACTGTAACACACGGAAATAGATGTGAGGGAATTACTTTTTCTCCTGTATAAAAGACCTATTTCAGATACTCCCCAAATGTAACACTTCCTGCTTTCTTGTTCTCTTCTCCCTCAGTAATATCTTCGAAGTTTTTCAGTTTACTGGCTTGTATGTAGAAACATACCATAccaaacatacacacacattcaAAAAGAGTGCACGGTAATGGGTAAAAAGGACAAAGATGctatttcttactttttttggtttgggtaaAGTTAGCATTGATTCTAGTTTTTTGCAAAACGTGAAACATTACTGGTTTAAGTCAAGCATTCTCTTAAATACTGAATCAGGGCTTTTCTTCTTACAGTAAAGACgtatttgtttttccttgtttttatatatttaatttgaagCTGCTGTTCTTAGAAGAGTGTACTATAAAGCATGAAAAGATTTTATCTAGAataattgttttgtttaaatcaCAACTACCTTACTTGGTATTTTAGCTAATATTCAGATAACTTGCTCAATCATCACAGAGATCACACACTAGAAATGAGACCacataaatatttgtgaaatTATGCAGGTGGCATCACTTATAAAACACCTGTATCTCTATTTATTCCAACATCTCTTCGATGGTCAGGACCAATAAAAACTACAAATTCCAAGGAGCTTTCAGAATTGAGAACTCTGGGTAATTTTACCTGGTGACTGAAGGATATACTGTAGTTCAAACAAATGTGAAGGCcaggtttgggcttttttttacctctttctGGACATAGGTAAgaagcacaaaataaaatgtgctcataaaaaaaaaaaatgtaattgaaaTCAGACACTACAGAGTAAAAGGTTTTTCAGCCACTAGTGTTCTTCTTTCATCTGGCTAAGGCTAGTCAGACATGGTCCAAGAATCAGAGCACATGTGCCCAGATATGAGCTATCCACAAGGACCATCTTTTATGGTCAACCTGTGTTTCAAAGAAGCAGCAGTATGACTGACAAGCTGTTGAATTTTGTAACATGTTAACAAAACTTAAAAAGAGCAAATCTTGAGTAGAGATAAAATCTCACATCATTAAATTCCTTCTTGATACCACTCCATGGTCAGTTATTCACTGCTCCACTATGTTTAtcttaaaatatcttttcacATATTTGaaagatggcaaaaaaaaaaaaaaaagttttccctTTATCAGAagttaagaaattaaaatatcctttgtgggactcagattcagtcaaagagagaaacaggagtttctagccaggcagatgCCTGGGAAAGggttggaaaagaatgtaaataattctttatctctcttgtttttcacattgtttatagttaagttctatcactgtgcgtcaagggctttgcaccaatgctgtggtttgttttcacTTCGGAACCAATAGATTTGGTcctcatgaagctctgtataaaagagcggtgtattttgaagAAATCGGAGTTTTACTTTCAACAGCCTTCTGACCtggtcagagtctcttcattcctgtcctgcctcgacagcgacaatCCTTAAGTATGTTGTATGTTGTATAAGTATGCTAAGAACATCCTTTGAAAGACAGAGCAGGTGAATAACCAAGTGAAAATTAACAGAACATATTAAGTTTAATCTTTTCCATCCTCGTTTTCTTACTGACTtgctaataaatattttcctaatttttcagaaacaaaaattagaatttCAAGGAATAGATCAACAGATTTTTCGtcactttggaaaataaatacatgcacCTGGAATAgaactgcagctccaggagtTCCAGGCTTCAAAGGTACATGGACTGCagtgtgtgggaatccagggcttccctctggttgccctggaaggcctgggaccctggcaggggttcAGGAAcacccctgtacagagccccaagagacactgtgtctgatctctgtccatggaaaagagttttcaatcttacaggatgaattacaagctctgagtgtttgatatgaataataattaagtgtggcacaggtgcaaaagtaaaattttaggtttctagattaggggttcaaaggggacaagatgaaggaaattgggtgtgtcttgtccttttcctccttcttcatgccctccatgtttcactgtggtgttggcatttttctattggtttaggctggggacacactgttcaacgtagatgacagatattggcacattattgtaaatatagcacaggtagtttctggtttgtaacatcccactgaggggcagagccccgtacgctgccctgcaggacagacctgtggcagggcagcagaacatgttagagataagcaagaataaacaaccttggaaacaacacagacaaattatggctttttctttggcaacagggcagaaagacagagactttctacaatctcagaatcatcaatacctcagattccaacagcaGTGTTCACTTGTTCAAATTCCCCATGCCTATTTTTCTTGCCTGAAGTTTCACCTGATATGGGATGACCTTTCTGCAGCAGGGCATGGCCTGTGGTGTTGGGTTTTCAGTGGTTTTGGCTTTTGTTACAAACCTGTGCTTtgtcacagcactgcagaacagCACATGCTCAGCATACCAGTCTGGGACTGTCTTGGATTTTGGCATGACAAACCTGTCAACCACTACAGCTGGACAGTGGAACCACCACCCTCCATCCTCCATCCAACCAGACCTTCCCACCGGCAACTGTCATCTGGCTTCACATCCAAACAGCTGTGGAGCCAAAGGGAGACAAAAGCTAAATTCAAAAGGTTTCTCATATTACTTAATttgaagagaaataatttttctgtgaatttaGCCTTTGCCAGACTCTGAAATGTAGTTGTTAGTAATACTATAACATTGCCTGCTGACCAAAGAGATATTTAATCTCTACCATACCTCTACAATGTGGAAATTGCAAAGTGTCAAGGAAACTGAGCTGATACTCCCAAAACAGCTACTAAAACTGAAGagtttgttggctttttttttatgtttcactactttgcattttaaaaacaccaacaaaaaaacaagcaTAGTCCCCaaacaccaacaaaacaaaaaaaatctacagaGTAAATACGGTTCAATCCTGCCTAGCAAGGCCATAAACTCTTTTCCTCAAAGTTTCACTTTTCTCATATAAAATCCCTTCCAGTGACAAGTGTAGCCAGAATCCTTAATGGTTTAggtttgtctttctttttaaaggtaCAAGCTGGTACACAAATGCATATAAATTCTACCTCAAatttcagagaagaaaggctCCTAGTTTCCAGCCCTTCAGCGACATGCTGATGCAGTCAAGAGCTTAGCCTTTGAGCTACTGCAGAAGCAACCTTTCCCCCTTCATATTGGCCAGTGTACTCTGTAATGACACCATGGTAAATACACCAGAAGTGGAAACCTTGCATATAGCTCCAAGTGGTAATATGAATGTGAGCACACCATTTAATACTAAATAtcccaaataaaattaataattttagcA comes from the Taeniopygia guttata chromosome 5, bTaeGut7.mat, whole genome shotgun sequence genome and includes:
- the BBOX1 gene encoding gamma-butyrobetaine dioxygenase isoform X1; its protein translation is MSPAVRKVEASGEGRFICVQWEDGSESSYPCVWLRDSCQCPLCFLPSAGARRLPLEDLDVNIAVKQVALADSKKISITWPDEHTSEYEAEWLKKRCFSEEARAIMRADLFLPERQYWGSDLQLPKIPFEEIMYNDESAYKWLCTLKKVGIVLLTGAAARQGELIRLGHRIGFLRLTFYGPTWQVQDKADANNVAYTTGRLCLHTDYPVLQHPPGVQFLHCIKQTAAGGESEVVDGFHVSNKLKKQNPEAYQILTSTTVDYTDVGVDYCGFAVHCKQRIIDTDSRGQATRINYNNATRDTVFDIPAEKVRPFYAALKEFNDLLNSPEHKFTYKLKPGDILTFDNWRVLHGRQSYPSCPDVTRHLEGDSGLESEWATSPKTLDKPLVHQVSPPP
- the BBOX1 gene encoding gamma-butyrobetaine dioxygenase isoform X2 — encoded protein: MSPAVRKVEASGEGRFICVQWEDGSESSYPCVWLRDSCQCPLCFLPSAGARRLPLEDLDVNIAVKQVALADSKKISITWPDEHTSEYEAEWLKKRCFSEEARAIMRADLFLPERQYWGSDLQLPKIPFEEIMYNDESAYKWLCTLKKVGIVLLTGAAARQGELIRLGHRIGFLRLTFYGPTWQVQDKADANNVAYTTGRLCLHTDYPVLQHPPGVQFLHCIKQTAAGGESEVVDGFHVSNKLKKQNPEAYQILTSTTVDYTDVGVDYCGFAVHCKQRIIDTDSRGQATRINYNNATRDTVFDIPAEKVRPFYAALKEFNDLLNSPEHKFTYKLKPGDILTFDNWRVLHGRQSYPSCPDVTRHLEGAYADWDVVMSRLQLLRKMVLNRD